The window aataaataaatttaaataaatttaaaatataatttttaaaaaatttattttttatcaaacaaacacAATATTGTATGGTGTTGATCAATTACCTTGGTGAAAAATGGACTTTCCTCTCACAGTTGGCGGAATGTCATTTTCAGGTTTATGGTGGTGTGAAACAAGGATctctacttaaaaaaaaaatcggttATTCCCCTTTATGGATGATAAAAAGAGCCTTGCCTCTGCAGAGGAACTGACGAAGGTTAACGGCAAGGCTTCCTTGCTGGCCGCAGTTGACTATTTTGAGAGTTTGCAGAGTGACATCTTTATCTCTGCTTCTCCTGGAAACATGCAAAATGCTTTGGTAAGAAGAAAGGatatgttgatttttatttatttataagcattttttattaaataaaaccaaagtATTTTCTGTAAGATCATCGAAGGTATTAAGTACTATCCTCGTATCATTAATTTTCATGGGGTATGTGTAATTGTTAGATCCAATGCTCTGAATCGTGTCTGATGTCCCTGGCGAAAGAAACTTGTGCAATACCGCAAATAGCATTTAACCATGATGcataaatttggatttttttttagtttaacgtgggtgttcgagTCAGCTTTCGCGTACCTTGACTAATCCTacaggtcctgaagttaacgaccatgtaagcctccagtggccatcatatgagcaaccacaaggctCGAACCTATGATcatagagggagcaaacctttTGGTCCCAAGTTTTTATCATTAGACCACCACTAGATAGTTGcataaatttggattttatGTGGTGGGGCAGTATGAGTTTTGTAGACCATAAGATGACATGTTACTTCTACTCATAGAGCTTGCCTAAACTTGAAGACCACGCCTAAACTTGAAGACCACAAGAGCAAACATGGGTGGGCTCGCTTTTCCTGAACAAGAGCATGGAGTGGCCAGAATTTCAGCGTGCTGTACTCAATGGGCATAAAAGTAGACAAGGGCCAGATCAATTTGAGAAAGAAGCAGAAGTCGCTATCCCTGATTGTACGTGTCAGTCATTACTGGGATGGGTACAACATTTTGAGAATGCATTTTTGTAAGCATTGGTAAACTATCTATCTGTTTGTGGCTTGTGCATACTAATTATGTTTAGATCTGatttaatttcagattttgtTCGAGCTTATGATGAAGGGGAGCATCCGGTCATCATATTGTAAGAGAAATGGTTGGTGGTTTCACTTTAGCCAACCGATATGTTGTTCCATGCAATTTCAGTCGATAAATATGAAAAGCCAGAGTGGGAATTCAGCAAATTAGGATCCATAATTAAAACACATACCAGGCGGCCATTTGAATGAATTGTTTAGTCATTTTGGTAAAGAGATGACCTCTGTGGTACACGGTACATTTGAATACGGTGGCACCGTCCACCATCCtctccattttgtttttaagtttgacttttaaacttttttacgAGACTGTCTCTCATTCATTCATCAATGAGCTGACTCTTTAACTTTTGTATCACTCccttatttttgtaaaaataataataattaacaaaatgtaATATATTcttctgaaattaaaaatttaagtacaTGTGTTcctcatggaaaaaaaaatatttttgaaaactcttttgaagttttaaatttcttcttttcttaaaaaaaaaaaaagcattcatttcattttgtttatttttttccttgttttttcaaaagtttattaattcatgaaatttacaacttttataaaaataagtgaCACGTGAGTGATTGACAAGCACCCTAaactcgtaaaaaaaaaacccagaggAATGAACAGCACAACCAAACCACAAATTTGTGTGTGATTACTTAGGTATAGCGACTAAAAACAAGAGATAATATTTGTTTACATAAACCTGTGATATTCCACGTAGACCGtattccctttttctttctccattTTTCAGCGGTTGTTCTGAATCTCCTGATTAGCCCACaagtttcaatttgataattaattatttacacATACAGGCTAGTACACTTGACTGCATGGCGCCAGCTTTAAAAACACAGCCGCCGCGTTCTTGCATAAATTTAATGGTTAAGAGGCACATTCCACACCTAGCATTTGATCATCATCATCGTACTACTCCCTTTGTGAGGTGCTAGGAATTGTCCTGGCTGTCCTTTTTATCCTTGCCAGGAGGAGCTCCTCCATTTCCGCAGGCAGCCAATTCCTTCGATTCTAAAGGGAAAGGAGATGGATCCATTTCTTCCTCAATTGGAAGAGTTCGTTTTGAGCCCTCCAGAGCAACACCGAGAACAAGGTTCTCCTCCAAAGAAGGCCTGGTCACTGATGGTGATGCAACAGATCTCTCAATATCTTGCTTGGCCTGTGAAATGACAGGACTCTCATTCTTTCAATTCCAGATTCTGGGTCAGCAACTGAAGACCTCTCAGGTGTTGCTCCCTTGGAGGTTGTGCCTTCAGAATTTTGCCCCATTGTCTCCTTCCATCCATCTCCCATACTTCCATTAGACTGCTGTGCTCCAGAATTGTTTTGAACTGAATTATCAGGCATTGAACTGATAAGTTGAGGATCGGATGCCGAGACAGCTGAGACTTTAGAATTTGTGCTGGAGTTCGAAGTAGATTTTGTGATCACCTTCTCTCTTTTCGAGTCAACAATTGGCGTTGATCCTGCCTTGATATCTGCTTTGAATTCAGATACCAGAGCTGCTTCAACCTTTGcatctttttcctcattagcaTGAAGTGGACGATGTGAAGCTTTAACTTTATCTTCgccattaattttattaaagggCTCAATTAACAATAATGGACGGCTAGCAGTAGCTCCAGAACGTGTAAAAATAGAGTCGGAAAATGGCACATTCTCCAAATCAGCCTCATCGTATATTTTCTGTACTGTACGAATGGGTGTGGCAAGCCGAGCACGATGATGGCTAATTACTCTAAGAAGATCCAAGAGTACTGCTTCCTGTATCAATCCATTTACAATAACAAGTCAGTTTTGCTTCAAGTGTTAGGATTGAGCAGATCACCAGTCTAAACACCCTATCCAACGAGGTTAATCAttcatccataaaaaataataaaataatctaagtCGTTGAAAATGTTATTACGTCAAGAAGAAGATGGCCAATAACTGATGGCTACTAGGAATTGAGTGGCTCTGccattattttactatttatggTCTCTCAACATTCCAAACAATGAGCTTGTTGGTGTGCAAAAGCTTTCTGAGCAACAGTAAAATTCTGATAGTTTGTTTCGAATTTTTGTCATCTATCCTTCGGTAATAGACATACAATCACAGAGAAGCAAAGCTCTAATAGTGACAACTCAGATACAACGGGgtaaatattaacaatagcaACGGAAATAAATCTTCTGTCATCATATCCTTTTATATCTGATCAATCACATAAAGTATTTATCAAAAATTAGTCTTACCTTTACGCATAGGTACTCTTCAAAATGTGAGGTTTTCACAAAGCATGATACCAAAATCTGCAACAGAAAAACATTATAATGTGGAAGAAAAGCTAATATTGTATTTGTTGTAAAAAAAGTTACACATTCAACAAAGTGCACACGGTTGAGATACCCAAAAGAAAACGTCAGACTTCTGAAAGATATGGCGAACCAGATGCCTTTAAAAATGTAACTTACAATGGTGTGCATccagaaaaatcaaattctagatGTAAGAGATTTAAAGATTTCTTtattgaaagaacaaaaattgtATATTTCAAATGACTCATAATTGTGATCTAGGAAACTGTagccttatttatttttctcatgctTATGGTGTACATGACTCACCAACTGTTAGGCATTAATGACCAGTAGACACATCATTTCAAAAGGATTGATGCAAACTGATAAAGTCCAAAAACTCAAGTCACCACACTTCATGAGCTTGACACACTATAAACTGTATATACATGACAAATGGAGAAATTTCCCtagcaaagaaaaattaatcaaatagaGAGCCAAGGAAATGAGTTCTCGTTTCTTGTAAGGCTTTTATAAAAGCAGGTGCAAGAATCTCAATTCTAAAAAAGTGTAAGGCAATTAAAGCCTTACCATAAGAGCCTGATTCTCTGGATTGATATTATCCAGGAAAACTCTTCTGTGCAACCTTTGCTGCTCAATTTGTGGATTTTTTGCCAAAACTTTGCGCATATCAGCTACAATATTCTGCATTTAGAAAACGCAGGGCCTAACATGTATCCTCTTTTCAGGTGAAGAAGCAACAAAAAGTACTGGATGGTAACTAATATTTACAAGCAAGTGAACTAGTTTGCTCCTCACATTAATTTTAATGACATCCAAGTGACTGATGGCAAAGTGGGTCTTGATGCGCCAATGAGTCTTCTGGCTAAGATTTCTCACAACACTCACATTGAACTTGTGGTTTGGAATATGAACAGCTTCGCGATCATCACCTCTTATAATTGTTGGGGACCACCAGCCCACATGCTGGAACAACATGAGAGATTAACTAGATATAGAACCATAAATGGTTAAAGAGCCAATAATTCGGTTTCTTCTCTTTTACAGAAAGGAACCAGATTATTGATTCCTATTCAGTTCATATGAAGCTAACTGAAGAAGGGAATACATGATATGTTCTGGCTGGTTTCTCGTTTTACAATGAGAGGTAGGAAAAAAAGACAAACCTCAACAGTACCAGAAACTTCATAGCCTTCAATTTTTGTCTGAATCCATTCATTCAAAACAAATGGCCGTGTTGCATGGATCATTACACTTGAAAGGAAATTTGTAAATATCTGAATGCACGAACCAACCAGGTAAATGAAGATCCGCTTAGCATGATGTATGTTCAACATTAGAAACCACAATGAATGATTTTAAAACTGCAGCAAGCCGTCACAATGATATGACTAGTAAGCCATAATTTACCTCTCGGCCAGCAAGGGTGAGCAACACTGTACCAAGGCCTCCAGCTGTTAGCCACTTTTGAGTAGAGAAGCCTAGCAATTCCATGAACAGTGACACGGCAGCAATCCAGACTGCAGAATAAACAGCTTTTCCAGCAAAACTAAAGCCCATCTGCCAAAACAAAAGGAACTGCTTTATTCACACTTAAATCCCAAGCGACCTCAAA is drawn from Populus nigra chromosome 5, ddPopNigr1.1, whole genome shotgun sequence and contains these coding sequences:
- the LOC133693348 gene encoding mechanosensitive ion channel protein 3, chloroplastic-like isoform X2 encodes the protein MIRVSSIQFSHELRVHNSHGCSNQHTSAIRKSRVQLINVNLSSQFLRQDPWSLHLQNCIHRSPSPVPSRCIVFLCQSVLTPGEGNGIPVLKSAAMALTRSYDALCGTTLVLKLIPAVCIIAFAAWGLDPLMCLGRAVFLHKSDSSWKKSRTYLVMTSYLQPLLLWTGAMLICRALDVVVLPSEASQAVKLRLLNFVRSLSTVMAFAYCFSSLIQQAQKFFTETNDSSDARNMGFSFAGKAVYSAVWIAAVSLFMELLGFSTQKWLTAGGLGTVLLTLAGREIFTNFLSSVMIHATRPFVLNEWIQTKIEGYEVSGTVEHVGWWSPTIIRGDDREAVHIPNHKFNVSVVRNLSQKTHWRIKTHFAISHLDVIKINNIVADMRKVLAKNPQIEQQRLHRRVFLDNINPENQALMILVSCFVKTSHFEEYLCVKEAVLLDLLRVISHHRARLATPIRTVQKIYDEADLENVPFSDSIFTRSGATASRPLLLIEPFNKINGEDKVKASHRPLHANEEKDAKVEAALVSEFKADIKAGSTPIVDSKREKVITKSTSNSSTNSKVSAVSASDPQLISSMPDNSVQNNSGAQQSNGSMGDGWKETMGQNSEGTTSKGATPERSSVADPESGIERMRVLSFHRPSKILRDLLHHHQ
- the LOC133693348 gene encoding mechanosensitive ion channel protein 3, chloroplastic-like isoform X1, producing the protein MIRVSSIQFSHELRVHNSHGCSNQHTSAIRKSRVQLINVNLSSQFLRQDPWSLHLQNCIHRSPSPVPSRCIVFLCQSVLTPGEGNGIPVLKSAAMALTRSYDALCGTTLVLKLIPAVCIIAFAAWGLDPLMCLGRAVFLHTLLSGNFLQKSDSSWKKSRTYLVMTSYLQPLLLWTGAMLICRALDVVVLPSEASQAVKLRLLNFVRSLSTVMAFAYCFSSLIQQAQKFFTETNDSSDARNMGFSFAGKAVYSAVWIAAVSLFMELLGFSTQKWLTAGGLGTVLLTLAGREIFTNFLSSVMIHATRPFVLNEWIQTKIEGYEVSGTVEHVGWWSPTIIRGDDREAVHIPNHKFNVSVVRNLSQKTHWRIKTHFAISHLDVIKINNIVADMRKVLAKNPQIEQQRLHRRVFLDNINPENQALMILVSCFVKTSHFEEYLCVKEAVLLDLLRVISHHRARLATPIRTVQKIYDEADLENVPFSDSIFTRSGATASRPLLLIEPFNKINGEDKVKASHRPLHANEEKDAKVEAALVSEFKADIKAGSTPIVDSKREKVITKSTSNSSTNSKVSAVSASDPQLISSMPDNSVQNNSGAQQSNGSMGDGWKETMGQNSEGTTSKGATPERSSVADPESGIERMRVLSFHRPSKILRDLLHHHQ